From Chelatococcus sp. YT9, a single genomic window includes:
- a CDS encoding O-antigen ligase family protein: protein MPAPSAAEWLTKAQWLTRSDVLSRDRFASVLVYATVVAITLVPLHLFWLAVFIGLIAAGIVILATDGSMQRMLLTDPRPRFAALLILAIVAWEVVGVLFRGTGGSGKAWQAAGNALAILTFGVVVLTALRRDPDFPRQLLLVSAFVLAAATVIAILGQVVIGWPTFVRLHLYGRANGAIFSAGALIFGVATALTAALAERGRLRLALLAAAVISAVGFVLTFSRGPIVAAFLAAIVLAIALHLPAGRRGRLIAAVAIFTAVAAPALLVLNEAALQDLACSQGGDICRKSYRMDIWSLAAQSIAAHPWLGAGPTAEIENPFGRHPHSGYLGPAFYFGIPAALAFFAIIINSVAATLTDIGATRENGQTSSAAGRLARLSLFLLVFSLVYMVTDLSDAFTFVNAHFLFFWLPAFLTLSPTLRGAGPSR from the coding sequence ATGCCCGCACCATCGGCCGCCGAATGGCTCACCAAGGCTCAGTGGCTCACCCGGAGCGATGTCCTCAGTCGCGATCGCTTCGCATCGGTCCTTGTCTATGCGACCGTTGTTGCCATTACACTCGTACCGCTTCATCTTTTCTGGCTTGCGGTCTTCATTGGTCTGATCGCGGCAGGGATCGTGATTCTCGCCACCGACGGTAGCATGCAGCGGATGTTGCTCACCGATCCTCGGCCGAGGTTCGCGGCGCTCCTCATCCTCGCCATCGTCGCCTGGGAGGTGGTGGGCGTGCTGTTCCGCGGCACCGGCGGATCAGGCAAGGCTTGGCAGGCTGCCGGAAACGCGCTTGCCATTCTTACATTCGGGGTGGTGGTCCTGACAGCCCTGCGCCGAGACCCGGACTTTCCCCGGCAGCTGCTCCTCGTTTCCGCCTTTGTGCTGGCGGCAGCGACTGTCATCGCCATTCTGGGCCAAGTCGTGATCGGATGGCCGACTTTCGTGCGCCTCCATCTTTATGGCCGTGCGAATGGCGCGATCTTCAGCGCTGGCGCCCTCATCTTCGGCGTCGCAACGGCTCTCACGGCAGCACTGGCCGAGCGTGGACGACTGCGGCTCGCCCTGCTCGCGGCAGCGGTGATCAGCGCCGTCGGCTTCGTCCTCACCTTCAGCCGAGGCCCCATCGTCGCAGCGTTCCTGGCGGCCATCGTCCTTGCCATCGCCCTGCATCTGCCGGCGGGCCGCAGGGGCCGGCTCATCGCTGCAGTTGCAATTTTCACGGCGGTGGCAGCCCCTGCCCTCCTCGTCCTCAACGAAGCAGCGCTGCAAGATCTCGCCTGCAGCCAGGGTGGCGACATTTGCCGGAAATCCTATCGCATGGATATTTGGAGCCTCGCGGCTCAATCCATCGCGGCGCATCCGTGGCTCGGCGCGGGCCCGACAGCCGAGATTGAGAATCCCTTCGGTCGTCATCCCCATAGCGGCTACCTCGGGCCGGCCTTCTATTTCGGCATTCCGGCGGCGCTCGCGTTCTTCGCGATCATCATCAATTCCGTCGCCGCTACGTTGACGGATATCGGAGCGACCCGCGAGAACGGCCAGACATCGTCGGCGGCCGGGCGCCTTGCACGCCTCAGTCTTTTCCTGCTCGTCTTCTCACTCGTTTATATGGTCACCGATCTGTCGGATGCGTTCACCTTCGTGAACGCACATTTCCTGTTCTTCTGGCTGCCAGCCTTCCTCACGCTCTCACCGACCCTTCGTGGTGCCGGCCCGTCTCGCTGA
- a CDS encoding glycosyltransferase family 61 protein, producing MGRRRSRLALAMDLKPKAFALFERLSRVGRRSPLHLGFFPDIRPYPDRFVQVFQNDRYKMRLASALYAEVLPELAVDNWDVKLPSFSEADETIIRRFVGILRDAIVPGHTLTPVDAESLAQLALDESRLANWNFAYPAPILLKRRLVEGLGIVLPPYPHYGHLLLDVLMPIAHALRLGAGEGRKLTIITKAHRIPLINAFVSGLRKLGHSVEVMELTPFEHAVVPELLLTRSLCRNVERAYGLRESLPYLRSIFEAAYGPVSVPASPLVYFSRGQSRLRRLLNEDELRHGLVARGFSVFEAGWGNHPQQIATFTQASVLVGVHGAGLANVAWMQPGAHLVEIFPSTFRKTTGLHWAAEHDLDYDFFLASAEGAMQSFSIDCPAFFAKLDAIVTRSQLRP from the coding sequence ATGGGGCGTCGCCGTTCCCGCCTCGCCCTAGCCATGGATCTGAAGCCGAAAGCCTTTGCGCTGTTCGAGCGTCTGTCGCGGGTTGGTCGCCGCTCGCCGCTGCATCTCGGCTTCTTCCCGGATATCCGCCCCTATCCCGACCGTTTCGTCCAAGTCTTCCAGAACGACCGGTACAAGATGCGACTGGCGAGCGCGCTCTATGCGGAGGTGCTGCCGGAACTCGCAGTTGACAACTGGGATGTGAAGCTACCGAGCTTTTCGGAGGCGGATGAGACGATCATCCGCCGCTTCGTCGGCATCCTGCGGGATGCGATCGTTCCCGGCCACACCCTGACGCCAGTGGATGCCGAAAGCCTGGCCCAGCTCGCGCTGGACGAGAGCCGTCTCGCCAACTGGAACTTCGCCTATCCCGCGCCCATCCTGCTCAAGCGCCGCCTTGTCGAGGGGCTGGGCATCGTGTTGCCGCCCTATCCCCACTATGGGCATCTCTTACTCGATGTGCTGATGCCGATCGCTCACGCATTGCGGCTCGGGGCGGGCGAAGGTCGGAAGCTCACCATCATCACAAAAGCCCATCGCATTCCGCTCATCAATGCTTTCGTGAGCGGTCTCAGGAAGCTTGGCCATTCCGTCGAGGTGATGGAACTGACGCCTTTCGAGCATGCGGTGGTCCCCGAGCTCCTGCTCACCCGTTCGCTGTGCCGCAATGTCGAGCGCGCCTATGGGCTCCGCGAATCTTTGCCTTACCTGCGTTCCATCTTCGAGGCGGCCTATGGACCGGTTTCGGTCCCGGCATCGCCGCTCGTCTATTTCTCGCGGGGTCAGTCGCGGCTGCGGCGGTTGCTGAATGAGGATGAGCTTCGCCACGGGCTCGTCGCCCGCGGATTTTCAGTGTTCGAGGCAGGGTGGGGCAACCATCCCCAGCAAATAGCCACGTTCACCCAGGCGTCGGTACTGGTCGGTGTGCATGGGGCGGGCCTGGCGAACGTGGCGTGGATGCAGCCGGGCGCACATCTCGTCGAGATCTTCCCATCGACCTTCCGGAAGACCACCGGGCTGCATTGGGCAGCCGAGCATGATCTCGACTATGACTTCTTCCTGGCCTCAGCGGAAGGCGCGATGCAGAGCTTCAGCATCGATTGTCCCGCCTTCTTCGCCAAACTCGACGCCATCGTGACGCGATCGCAGCTACGACCTTAG
- a CDS encoding (2Fe-2S)-binding protein, protein MTSVSMTVNGKSVSADIEPRTLLVQFLREHLRLTGTHVGCDTSQCGACVVHLDGQAVKSCTTLALSCDGASVRTIEGLASDGALHPMQEAFREHHGLQCGFCTPGMIMSAVDIVERCGHHLDEHTIREELEGNICRCTGYHNIVKAIAAGAEAMGASAPMKHAAE, encoded by the coding sequence ATGACCTCCGTGTCGATGACGGTGAACGGCAAATCCGTATCCGCCGATATTGAGCCTCGTACCCTTCTCGTCCAGTTTCTCCGCGAGCACTTGCGGCTCACGGGTACGCATGTCGGCTGCGATACCAGCCAATGCGGGGCTTGTGTCGTGCATCTCGACGGGCAGGCGGTCAAAAGCTGCACCACGCTTGCATTGTCGTGTGACGGCGCATCCGTGCGAACCATCGAAGGCCTTGCGTCGGATGGCGCGCTGCACCCGATGCAGGAAGCTTTTCGCGAGCACCATGGCCTGCAGTGCGGCTTCTGCACGCCCGGCATGATCATGTCTGCGGTCGATATCGTTGAGCGCTGCGGCCATCATCTGGACGAGCACACCATCCGCGAGGAGCTCGAGGGTAATATCTGCCGCTGCACGGGGTACCACAACATCGTCAAGGCGATCGCGGCCGGTGCCGAGGCCATGGGCGCTTCCGCGCCGATGAAGCACGCCGCTGAATAG
- a CDS encoding xanthine dehydrogenase family protein molybdopterin-binding subunit translates to MNATGIGAAVRRKEDQRFITGKGQYTDDINRAGQVYAVFVRSPHAHAEIRSINSSQALAMPGVVAVLTGADLAADKIGGLICGWMIHSKDGSPMKAGAHPALALGKVRYVGDHVAVVIAETALQARDAAEAVVVDYRELPAVVDPAKANGAAALHDVAPDNTVFSWPLGDKAATEAAFAKAAHVTRLDFTNNRLVPNAIEPRAAVGDYDAGTGTFTLYTTSQNPHVARLVLSAFIGIAPENKLRVIAPDVGGGFGSKIFIYAEETVCVWAAKRVGRPVKWTADRTEAFLADAHGRDHVTRAELALDAKGKILGLRVHTIANLGAYLSTFSSSVPTYLYAPLLSGQYDIPAIYAEVDGVYTNTAPVDAYRGAGRPEATFVVERLVEVAAREIGSDPVSFRKKNFVANFPHQTPVIMTYDVGNYPAAMDKALELADYKGFGRRKRESAKAGKLRGLGFSAYIEACGIAPSQAVGSLGAGVGLWESAEVRVNPTGSVEVLTGSHSHGQGHETTFAQLVSDRLGIGIDQVSVIHGDTDKVQFGMGTYGSRSGAVGMSAIVKALDKVIAKGRKVAAYVLEASESDIEFKDGRFTVAGTDKGLAFGEVALQAYIAHKFSGQELEPGLKEGAFYDPTNFTFPAGVHICELEIDPDTGVVRIDRWTAVDDFGTVINPMIVEGQVHGGIAQGVGQALFEGARYDEQGQLITASFMDYTMPRADDLPSYTVGMTVTPCPSNPLGIKGCGEAGAIAAPPAVINAITDALGHEHVAMPATSQEIWRALQRTPTRMAAE, encoded by the coding sequence ATGAACGCCACAGGTATAGGCGCTGCGGTGCGCCGCAAGGAGGACCAGCGTTTCATCACCGGGAAGGGGCAGTATACGGACGACATCAACCGGGCGGGACAGGTTTACGCCGTCTTCGTGCGTTCTCCGCATGCCCATGCCGAGATCCGCAGCATCAACAGTTCCCAGGCGCTCGCGATGCCGGGCGTCGTTGCGGTGCTGACGGGCGCCGACCTCGCGGCGGACAAGATCGGCGGGCTCATCTGCGGCTGGATGATCCATTCGAAGGATGGCAGCCCGATGAAGGCTGGAGCCCATCCTGCCCTGGCGCTTGGCAAGGTGCGGTATGTCGGCGACCATGTCGCCGTGGTGATCGCCGAAACAGCCCTCCAGGCCCGCGATGCGGCGGAGGCCGTAGTGGTGGACTACAGGGAACTGCCGGCGGTCGTCGATCCCGCCAAGGCCAACGGCGCCGCGGCTCTCCACGATGTCGCGCCCGATAATACGGTGTTCTCCTGGCCGCTTGGCGACAAGGCCGCGACTGAGGCCGCGTTCGCGAAGGCGGCCCATGTCACGCGGCTCGATTTCACCAATAACCGTCTTGTGCCCAACGCCATCGAGCCCCGCGCGGCCGTTGGTGACTATGATGCCGGCACGGGCACCTTCACGCTCTATACGACGAGCCAGAACCCGCATGTGGCCCGGCTCGTGCTGTCCGCCTTCATCGGCATCGCGCCGGAAAACAAGCTCAGGGTCATCGCGCCCGACGTGGGCGGCGGCTTCGGCTCGAAGATCTTTATCTATGCGGAGGAAACGGTCTGCGTCTGGGCCGCCAAGCGTGTCGGACGGCCCGTGAAATGGACCGCGGACCGCACGGAGGCTTTTCTCGCGGACGCTCATGGGCGCGACCATGTGACCCGCGCCGAACTCGCCCTTGACGCCAAGGGCAAGATCCTCGGCCTGCGCGTGCATACCATCGCCAATCTCGGCGCCTATCTGTCGACCTTCTCGTCGTCGGTGCCAACCTATCTCTACGCGCCGCTGCTCTCTGGCCAGTACGACATTCCCGCGATCTATGCCGAGGTGGATGGGGTCTACACCAATACGGCGCCTGTCGATGCGTATCGCGGCGCGGGACGGCCGGAGGCGACCTTCGTGGTCGAGCGGCTGGTCGAGGTCGCGGCGCGCGAGATCGGCTCGGACCCGGTGTCCTTCCGTAAGAAAAACTTCGTCGCGAATTTCCCGCATCAGACGCCGGTGATCATGACCTACGATGTCGGCAACTATCCGGCAGCGATGGACAAGGCTCTGGAACTCGCGGATTACAAGGGCTTCGGACGCCGCAAGCGGGAGAGTGCCAAGGCGGGCAAGCTGCGGGGGCTTGGCTTCTCGGCCTACATCGAGGCCTGCGGCATTGCTCCCTCACAGGCGGTCGGTTCCCTGGGCGCCGGTGTCGGCCTGTGGGAATCGGCGGAAGTGCGAGTCAATCCAACGGGATCCGTCGAAGTGCTCACCGGATCTCACAGCCACGGCCAGGGACATGAGACGACCTTTGCGCAATTGGTCTCGGACCGCCTCGGCATTGGCATCGACCAGGTGAGCGTGATCCACGGTGATACCGACAAGGTCCAGTTCGGGATGGGCACCTATGGCTCGCGCTCCGGCGCGGTCGGCATGTCCGCGATCGTCAAGGCGCTCGACAAGGTGATTGCCAAGGGGCGCAAGGTGGCAGCCTATGTGCTCGAGGCATCCGAGAGCGACATCGAGTTCAAGGACGGCCGTTTCACCGTGGCCGGCACGGACAAGGGACTGGCCTTCGGGGAGGTCGCCTTGCAGGCTTATATCGCGCATAAGTTCTCAGGCCAGGAGCTGGAGCCGGGCCTGAAGGAGGGCGCCTTCTACGACCCGACCAATTTCACCTTCCCGGCGGGCGTCCACATCTGCGAGCTGGAGATCGACCCGGATACCGGGGTCGTGCGGATCGACCGCTGGACGGCGGTGGACGACTTCGGCACGGTCATCAACCCGATGATCGTCGAAGGGCAGGTCCATGGCGGCATTGCCCAGGGAGTCGGCCAGGCGCTGTTCGAAGGTGCACGTTACGATGAACAGGGGCAGCTGATCACCGCCAGCTTCATGGACTACACGATGCCCCGTGCCGATGATCTGCCTTCCTATACGGTGGGCATGACCGTCACGCCCTGTCCCTCCAACCCGCTCGGAATCAAGGGGTGCGGCGAAGCCGGCGCCATCGCCGCGCCGCCTGCG